GGGAGGAAGTTGAGTGGAAACCTTCGTGTTCCCTTTGAAAAGTTCAATCACGACGCTGGTGTCTGGGAGTTGAACCATTCCTCGACCTCCTTCATTTCCTTCTCAAACTCTTTGACCTCATCCTCATTCATTGTTCCAAAGGCTATCATGAGCACATCCAGGTTTCCCTTCTTTCTTGCCGATCAGCTCCCTCAGGAGTCCCGAAAAGCTCTTCTTTCCCAAGGACACCACCTATAAGTGCATGCGTGCACGAAATATATAACCTTGTGAACTCCTCTCCACTAGTTAACTCTGAGGCGAAGAGAAAATTTTTTAGGAAATGCATTATAATCAGTGTTGTAAGAGCATGGTGAAATTTACTCTAAAACTCGACATCGAGATATTCAAGCTGGCCATCGTTACGTTAGCACTCTTCATCCTGTACAAAAACCGCCGTATTTTTGAGGTGACCCCAAAAGCTTGATGCGGAGGGGCACTCACGTTGTCGTCCTTTTCTGGCTGGGCTTTCTCGCCGAGGTAATGAACGACGTTGTACTGGAACTAACCAGATTTCTATGTGACCAGATGCATGAAAAGCTCTGGAAACCGCGAACGTTTGAATACCAAGATCTTGGAATGCCCATAGATAACCTCTACTTTGAAGGCGTCGAAGTTGGTTAAGCCCCCTACAACGCAGAGGAATCTACCCCTATTGGCAAGAGGAAAGGAACTCGATAAACCCTTTGAGTACTACGCGCGCTTGCTAACTTCCTGCCAAAAAAGCAGGGATTCGGAAATCTGGGTTGCACTGGACGAGGATTCGGAATAGACAGAAAGGTTTTCTGCGGCTTTTTGCCTGCATATTTTCAATGGATGATATAGATGAAGTCGTAATGGCTCTCCCGGAGGAAGTAGAATGAAGAGAAAAAGAGCTCAAAAGTCTGATAGAATCCAGGGCCACGTCCATCGATGTGAGGGGATGGCATAAAACTGAACCTAAATGAAATCGGCCTCGTATCACTGGGGAGATTCCTGGACTTGGAGGAAGAAACATGAAAAGCTCAGAGGAGTTCTACCTCGAAGTACTCTCCAGAGTGCTCCACAGCCATCCTTAGGATTTCTCCATTCTCCTCGTCAATTATCCTACCACCCTTCACCTTCACCCTGCTCCTGCCCCTTATGGCCACTTCGCTGACGCCGGAGAGGTGGTTCCTGAATGTAAGAATCCCTCCCTCCCACTTCACCAGTGTTGCAGTGGCGTATACTATCTCAACACCTTCCTTTCTGACACCAAAGGGAAGGTAGAGGGTGCCCCTCTTCCTCATTTCAATGCCATCGAGCAGGACTGGAATCTCAAGGCCGCGGTAATTTATCTTACCCTTTATCTCGTGGCCCCTCGGATTGGTAACGGCTAGGTAGGCGTAATCGCTCCCCTCCATCGGAAGGAGTATCATGTCGGGGTTTGTGACCTCGAAGTCCTCCCTTACCCCTTGGAGCTCCTTGAGCTTCCAGACGAACTTTCTGTGGAGGTCGTGGTGGCTCGTGTAGTACTGGAGTCTGAAGCCTAGAACGACGGCACTTCCTCTGCCCTTTCTGACGAACGCTCCGACGGGTTTTTCACCCATGAAAGCTATGGGTTCTCCGCCTTTTACTTCGCGAACGGTGTTCCTGACGAGCATCCTGTCTATGCCATCTGCCGATACGCTTAGAAACTGAATGAGGCGCGGATTCCTCCTGGCATTCGCCCTCTCAACTTCAACGCCGAGGAAGTCTGCAAGAGAGCTGTAGGGCTCCATGTCCTCATCGTAGCGCGGGAGCATCGGGAGTATAACGAGGTTCCCACCTCTCGCAACGAACTCGACGAGCTTGTCCTGAACTTCCCTGGACATGAAATCGAGGCTGTAGACCCAGAGCTGCTTGTAACTCAAGAGTTCGTCAACCGTGGCATCCTCAAGATCAACGGCATCAAAGGGTGTGTTGCTCATGGCCAAGAGCGTGAAAAGACCCCTCTCCCCAAGGAGGTACTCGTTTAAGTCGGTGCTTTCCTCAAGGCTTTCGTAGCCCCAGAGGTTGAGGGGTTCATAGGGCTCGTATAGGCCGACCGCAACTTTGGGCTTCAACTCGGCATCGGCGAGTCCCTCTGCGGAGGTCATTGTCTCGGAAAGGGCCTTTATGACTCCGAAGTGAGGTCTCTCAGACCCATCAAGACCAACTGGCGAGTAAACGTCCCAAGTGATCCCGTTGTGAGATTCATAGCCCTTCGGATTCTCCCCACCGACGAAGAGGTAGTAGTTGATGTTCGGTATGCCCAGCGGGGGCAGTATGGAGTACAGGAGCTCGGCCTCCGTCGGGTCGATGGTGTGGGCGAGCGAGCTCTGGGTCTCGATGCTTAGCGGCGGTGTTCCGGCTTTCCTGACGTGGTAGCGGTAGATTCCCGTCTTGTAGTAGATGTGGCCGAGCTTATCCTC
The Thermococcus sp. 2319x1 DNA segment above includes these coding regions:
- the glmA gene encoding exo-beta-D-glucosaminidase, which translates into the protein MGKVEFSGKRYIIDGEPVTIAGGTLQFFRVPANTWRERLLKMKEAGLNTVDTYVAWNWHEPERGSFDFTGETHPQRDLVGFLELAQNLGFYVIIRPGPYICGEWRNGGIPDWLIDAHPEILAKGSNGPLPRDIYYPPITYLHPTYLEAVEEWYNAVFPVIRKYLYTNGGPIISVSIDDEPSYWETIFQPFLTDYNEVITRPGGLWERWLEENYTIEDLRRRYKGDFMDYSEIKVPTSFSEPLPKLLDWHHFKLWMVNEYVRWIYERMEREFDVPISILDPYLLQMAWRHFFNYIREHNMKIHVWTEFWYSFYRSFDFKEDKLGHIYYKTGIYRYHVRKAGTPPLSIETQSSLAHTIDPTEAELLYSILPPLGIPNINYYLFVGGENPKGYESHNGITWDVYSPVGLDGSERPHFGVIKALSETMTSAEGLADAELKPKVAVGLYEPYEPLNLWGYESLEESTDLNEYLLGERGLFTLLAMSNTPFDAVDLEDATVDELLSYKQLWVYSLDFMSREVQDKLVEFVARGGNLVILPMLPRYDEDMEPYSSLADFLGVEVERANARRNPRLIQFLSVSADGIDRMLVRNTVREVKGGEPIAFMGEKPVGAFVRKGRGSAVVLGFRLQYYTSHHDLHRKFVWKLKELQGVREDFEVTNPDMILLPMEGSDYAYLAVTNPRGHEIKGKINYRGLEIPVLLDGIEMRKRGTLYLPFGVRKEGVEIVYATATLVKWEGGILTFRNHLSGVSEVAIRGRSRVKVKGGRIIDEENGEILRMAVEHSGEYFEVELL